A section of the Anabaena cylindrica PCC 7122 genome encodes:
- a CDS encoding aldo/keto reductase has product MKKRTLGKSTVQISPILMGTWQAGKKMWVGIEDDDSIKTIRAAYEAGITTIDTAEIYGEGHSEQIVAKALSDVRDNVEYATKVFANHLKYQQVIEACERSLTNLKTDYIDLYQIHWPSGAFNNEIVPIAETMSALNHLKEQWKIRAIGVSNFSRDQIAEAAQYGQIDSLQPPYSLFWRQVEKDAMPYCIENNISILAYSPLAQGLLTGKFLPGHKFDPADNRAKNKLFQGENFEHAQQALNELSPIAEDHNCSLAQLALAWLIAQPQTNAIVGARYPEQAIANAQAVEIKLSAEEIAKIGRIGSIVTDHLDDQSVMWNW; this is encoded by the coding sequence ATGAAAAAACGCACACTGGGTAAATCAACCGTACAAATCTCACCCATCTTAATGGGAACTTGGCAAGCTGGAAAAAAAATGTGGGTGGGAATTGAGGATGATGACTCGATTAAAACCATCCGTGCTGCCTATGAAGCCGGAATTACCACAATAGATACCGCAGAAATTTATGGTGAAGGACATTCTGAACAGATTGTAGCTAAAGCTTTATCTGATGTGCGGGATAACGTAGAGTATGCCACAAAAGTTTTTGCAAATCATCTCAAATATCAACAAGTAATTGAAGCTTGTGAGCGTTCCTTAACAAACCTGAAAACAGACTACATTGACCTCTACCAAATTCATTGGCCCTCTGGTGCATTCAATAATGAAATCGTGCCAATAGCAGAAACCATGAGCGCCTTAAATCACCTCAAAGAACAATGGAAAATTCGAGCCATTGGCGTTTCCAATTTTTCCCGTGACCAAATAGCAGAAGCCGCCCAGTATGGACAAATTGATAGTTTACAACCGCCTTATTCTCTATTTTGGCGGCAAGTAGAAAAAGACGCTATGCCTTATTGTATTGAAAACAACATTTCTATTTTGGCTTATTCGCCTCTAGCACAAGGATTATTAACTGGTAAATTTCTCCCAGGGCATAAATTTGACCCAGCCGATAACCGAGCTAAAAATAAGTTATTTCAAGGCGAAAACTTTGAACACGCTCAACAAGCCTTAAATGAACTTAGCCCCATAGCCGAAGACCATAATTGCAGTCTGGCTCAGTTAGCACTAGCATGGTTAATCGCCCAACCCCAAACAAATGCGATCGTTGGTGCGCGTTATCCTGAACAAGCTATAGCCAACGCTCAAGCTGTAGAAATTAAACTTTCTGCCGAAGAAATTGCAAAAATAGGCAGAATTGGCAGCATCGTCACCGACCATCTTGATGATCAATCAGTTATGTGGAATTGGTAA
- a CDS encoding DUF1802 family protein — translation MLMELTTTFHAFKEWAVAVNALEDGQTIMLLRKGGIHEQEGRFQVAHQQVLLYPTYEHQQSFMLKAEYADLVYPVTSGWHPETIRIGSWAEITDILPVVDESIVGDLLPFHIWNEYFISDRLKWKPRQPLYILLLRTYKLPKAQDIPYLDEYGGCKSWIDLDQQVRLQGSQPVLSDAVYTQLVETIRGIIGDKLYAASF, via the coding sequence ATGCTCATGGAATTGACTACCACTTTTCATGCTTTTAAGGAATGGGCTGTGGCCGTAAATGCGTTGGAAGACGGCCAAACGATTATGCTGCTTCGTAAAGGCGGTATCCATGAACAGGAGGGACGCTTTCAAGTTGCCCATCAGCAGGTTTTGCTCTACCCTACTTACGAGCATCAACAATCTTTTATGCTTAAGGCTGAGTACGCGGATCTTGTCTATCCAGTAACTTCAGGTTGGCATCCAGAAACAATTCGCATTGGTAGTTGGGCAGAAATTACGGATATTTTGCCAGTTGTTGATGAGTCTATTGTGGGGGATTTACTTCCCTTTCATATTTGGAATGAGTATTTTATTAGCGATCGCTTAAAATGGAAACCACGTCAGCCGCTATATATCCTTTTGCTACGGACTTACAAACTACCTAAAGCGCAGGATATTCCTTATCTAGATGAATATGGTGGTTGTAAATCCTGGATTGATTTAGATCAACAGGTGCGTTTGCAAGGCTCTCAACCAGTTTTATCTGATGCTGTCTACACTCAGCTAGTTGAGACTATTCGCGGCATTATCGGTGATAAACTGTACGCTGCATCTTTTTAA
- a CDS encoding helix-turn-helix domain-containing protein: MDQAKRERLESKGWKIGTVSDFLELTPEETVFVEIKLALSQNLKERRQKLMTQTELADKISSSQPRIAKAENGDASVSIELLIRAMLATGATPQDIGQVIAGVG, encoded by the coding sequence ATGGATCAAGCTAAAAGAGAACGTTTGGAATCTAAAGGCTGGAAAATTGGTACAGTGTCCGATTTTTTGGAGTTAACACCCGAAGAAACTGTCTTTGTAGAAATAAAACTAGCTCTCAGTCAAAACTTGAAGGAACGTCGGCAAAAACTGATGACTCAAACTGAACTTGCCGATAAGATTAGTTCCAGCCAACCTCGAATTGCTAAAGCTGAAAATGGCGATGCTTCAGTATCAATTGAATTGTTGATTCGGGCAATGTTAGCCACAGGTGCAACTCCTCAAGATATTGGCCAGGTTATTGCTGGTGTGGGGTAA
- a CDS encoding ATP-dependent Clp protease ATP-binding subunit, with protein sequence MFEHFTSEAIRVIMLAQEEARRLGHNFVGTEQILLGLMGEGTGVAAKVLAELGVTLKDARREVEKIIGRGSGFVPPEIPFTPKVKSLFEQSFREAHSLGHNYINTEHLLLGLTESGEGVAAKVLQNLGVDLHAVRSAVISRLGDDVAVLAGGNSPKRNKNLSIEEFGRNLTKLAQEGKLDPVVGRQKEIERTVQILGRRTKNNPVLIGEPGVGKTAIAEGLAQRIINQDVPEVLLNKQVISLDMGSVVAGTRFRGDFEERLKKIMEEVRSEGNIILVIDEIHTLVGAGGTEGGLDAANILKPALARGELQCIGATTLDEYRKHIERDAALERRFQPILVGEPSIEETIQILYGLRGAYEQHHKVHISDAAVVAAAELSDRYISDRFLPDKAIDLIDEAGSRVRLRNSRTATDKELKRELVGVTKSKEEAVRLQNFDKAGKLRDQEVEIQGRLYTEETEKNAKTPIVDEEDIAQIVASWTGVPVNKLTESESELLLHLEDTLHKRLIGQEQAVTSVARAIRRARVGLKNPNRPIASFIFSGPTGVGKTELAKSLAAYFFGAESAMIRLDMSEYMESHNVSKLIGSPPGYVGYDEGGQLTEAVRRKPYTVVLFDEIEKAHPDVFNMLLQLLDDGHLTDAKGRKVDFKNTLIILTSNVGSKVIEKGGMSLGFEFDNQADASYHRIRNLVNEELKAYFRPEFLNRLDDIIVFTQLNKAEVKQIAEIMLVDVASRLTERRIKLEVTESFKDRVVTEGYDPSYGARPLRRAIMRLLEDSLAEALLAGQIGEGDTAIVDIDDDGQVIVRKTETRELLTVS encoded by the coding sequence ATGTTTGAACACTTCACGTCCGAAGCCATTAGGGTAATTATGTTAGCTCAGGAGGAGGCACGCCGTCTGGGACACAACTTCGTAGGAACGGAACAAATTCTCCTGGGTTTGATGGGAGAAGGAACTGGCGTTGCGGCTAAAGTGCTGGCTGAGTTGGGCGTTACCCTCAAAGATGCGCGTCGGGAAGTAGAAAAAATTATTGGACGGGGTTCTGGTTTTGTCCCACCGGAAATTCCTTTTACACCCAAAGTAAAAAGTCTGTTTGAGCAATCCTTTAGAGAAGCTCATAGTCTTGGACACAACTACATAAACACTGAACATTTATTGTTAGGTTTAACAGAGTCTGGCGAAGGGGTCGCTGCCAAAGTACTACAAAATCTGGGAGTAGATCTGCACGCTGTCCGCTCGGCTGTAATTAGTCGTTTGGGTGATGATGTCGCTGTTCTCGCAGGTGGTAATAGCCCCAAACGTAACAAGAACTTAAGTATAGAAGAGTTTGGCAGAAATCTCACCAAACTGGCTCAAGAAGGCAAGCTTGACCCTGTAGTTGGTCGCCAAAAAGAAATTGAACGCACTGTCCAAATTTTGGGTCGCCGGACAAAAAATAATCCCGTCTTGATTGGGGAACCAGGAGTTGGTAAAACTGCGATCGCAGAAGGTCTAGCTCAACGCATCATCAACCAAGATGTCCCGGAAGTTTTGCTCAACAAGCAAGTCATCAGTCTCGATATGGGATCTGTGGTTGCCGGAACTCGCTTCCGTGGAGACTTTGAGGAACGCCTGAAAAAAATTATGGAGGAAGTTCGCTCAGAGGGCAATATCATCCTCGTCATTGACGAAATTCATACCTTAGTTGGTGCTGGTGGTACAGAAGGCGGTTTAGATGCAGCAAACATCCTCAAACCAGCTTTAGCACGGGGTGAACTCCAATGTATTGGTGCCACCACCTTAGATGAATACCGTAAGCATATTGAACGAGATGCAGCTTTAGAGCGTCGTTTTCAACCGATTTTGGTCGGAGAACCATCTATAGAGGAAACTATTCAAATTCTCTACGGCTTGCGTGGTGCTTATGAACAACACCATAAGGTACATATTTCCGATGCGGCGGTAGTAGCTGCTGCTGAGTTGTCAGATCGTTATATTAGCGATCGCTTCTTACCAGATAAAGCCATAGACTTAATAGACGAAGCTGGTTCCCGCGTCCGCTTGCGTAACTCTCGCACCGCCACCGACAAGGAACTAAAACGCGAATTAGTTGGTGTCACCAAATCTAAAGAAGAAGCAGTTAGACTCCAAAACTTTGACAAAGCTGGTAAACTGCGTGACCAAGAAGTAGAAATTCAAGGTAGACTCTACACCGAAGAAACCGAGAAAAACGCTAAAACTCCAATTGTTGACGAAGAAGACATCGCCCAAATCGTCGCTTCTTGGACTGGCGTACCAGTTAACAAACTGACAGAATCAGAATCAGAGTTACTCTTACACTTAGAAGACACTCTGCACAAAAGGCTCATCGGTCAAGAGCAAGCCGTTACATCTGTTGCTCGCGCTATCCGTCGCGCCCGTGTCGGCTTAAAAAATCCTAACCGACCCATAGCTAGTTTTATCTTCTCCGGCCCCACCGGTGTTGGTAAAACAGAACTAGCGAAATCATTAGCTGCTTACTTCTTCGGTGCTGAAAGCGCAATGATTCGGCTAGATATGTCCGAATACATGGAAAGTCACAACGTCTCCAAATTAATTGGTTCTCCTCCAGGTTACGTAGGATACGACGAAGGTGGACAACTAACCGAAGCAGTGCGACGCAAGCCATACACAGTGGTTCTATTCGACGAAATCGAAAAAGCACACCCTGATGTATTTAATATGCTGTTGCAACTTTTGGATGATGGACACCTCACCGACGCAAAAGGTCGGAAAGTGGACTTCAAGAATACATTAATTATCTTAACTTCCAATGTGGGTTCTAAGGTAATTGAAAAAGGCGGTATGAGTTTAGGCTTTGAATTTGATAATCAAGCCGACGCTAGTTATCACCGTATTCGTAACTTGGTAAACGAGGAACTAAAAGCTTACTTCCGTCCAGAATTCCTCAACCGTCTTGATGATATTATCGTCTTCACTCAACTCAATAAAGCTGAAGTCAAGCAAATTGCTGAGATCATGCTCGTCGATGTTGCTAGTCGCTTGACAGAAAGAAGAATTAAACTCGAAGTCACCGAAAGCTTCAAAGACCGGGTAGTAACCGAAGGCTACGACCCCAGCTATGGCGCTAGACCCTTACGCAGGGCAATTATGCGCCTGTTAGAAGATTCTCTGGCTGAAGCACTCCTGGCCGGACAAATTGGCGAGGGAGACACAGCTATTGTTGATATTGATGATGATGGTCAGGTAATAGTGAGAAAAACAGAAACACGCGAGTTACTTACTGTTAGCTAA
- a CDS encoding DUF3288 family protein, with protein sequence MTEFSGSKDQQHPLYNRDRPFIDILLSQEPTEYNLAELARLKIRYQGFPGARDIQKDLDKVLQHWGLTENELLEKTRQLHDVGGIYKSRGKKEEQDWN encoded by the coding sequence ATGACAGAATTTTCAGGAAGTAAAGACCAACAACATCCCCTTTACAACCGTGATCGCCCCTTTATTGATATTTTACTCTCTCAAGAGCCAACAGAATACAATTTGGCCGAATTGGCTAGGCTGAAAATTCGTTATCAGGGCTTTCCAGGCGCACGGGACATCCAAAAAGACTTAGATAAAGTTTTGCAACACTGGGGTTTAACGGAAAATGAACTTTTAGAAAAAACTCGCCAACTCCATGACGTGGGCGGCATTTATAAAAGTCGTGGCAAAAAAGAAGAGCAAGATTGGAATTAG
- a CDS encoding MlaD family protein yields the protein MRGLISKLTSTRTLREGSVGLLFLLGLGAFGAILLWLNRITPGRNSYKAVVEFVNAGGMQKGSPVRYRGVKIGSISKIATGANAVEVEIEINNPNLLIPADSVIEANQSGLISESIIDIVPKATLPTGTDISKPLEKDCNPSLIICNNTSNLKGQIGISVDDLIRQSANFANQYSNEKFYQNINRTLETSAEAASSVANLSRELQSVSKTFKGQIGIFSGTAVTVQRATNELTATSTKTANQLGVTASDFSVTAKQASRLLNNLDDLLTTNRSSLVGALNNITQTSNQLRQTVSSLSPAVSRLSEGELLKNLELLSANAAEASANLKDASKNLNDPKNVVLLQQTLDSARVTFENTQKITSDLDELTGDPKFRQNLLQLVNGLSKLVSSTQDVQQQAKVAVTLDSLKTSLNQTKVITPTQKASVNKSVAKSKVVIPTPTLKEFVLQPNLEISTPPQEKAVIKLEPLPASVESSVESVEKNSQNTSPVIFKSSEEQLLQQLREYRKQETGEMENS from the coding sequence ATGCGAGGTTTAATTAGCAAATTAACGTCTACACGAACATTGAGAGAAGGCTCTGTGGGATTATTATTCCTACTCGGTTTAGGCGCATTTGGTGCCATTCTCTTGTGGTTGAATCGAATTACCCCCGGACGCAATTCATATAAAGCAGTGGTAGAATTTGTTAACGCCGGCGGAATGCAAAAAGGTTCACCAGTTCGTTATCGTGGTGTCAAAATCGGTAGTATTTCCAAGATAGCAACGGGAGCAAATGCCGTTGAAGTGGAAATTGAAATTAACAATCCTAACTTACTGATTCCTGCTGATTCGGTTATTGAAGCAAATCAGAGCGGGTTAATTAGCGAAAGTATTATTGATATCGTACCCAAGGCCACCTTGCCAACTGGGACGGATATTTCTAAACCTTTAGAAAAAGATTGTAATCCCAGCCTGATCATTTGCAATAACACTAGTAACTTAAAAGGTCAGATTGGCATCAGTGTAGATGATTTGATTCGTCAATCAGCTAATTTTGCTAATCAATACAGTAACGAAAAATTTTATCAAAATATTAATCGAACCTTAGAAACTTCTGCTGAAGCGGCTTCTAGCGTCGCTAACCTTAGTCGAGAACTCCAGAGTGTCAGCAAAACCTTTAAAGGACAAATAGGTATATTTTCTGGTACGGCTGTTACAGTCCAAAGAGCCACCAATGAACTGACAGCAACTAGTACAAAAACTGCCAATCAATTAGGTGTAACAGCGAGTGATTTTAGTGTCACTGCCAAACAAGCAAGTCGTTTGCTCAATAACTTAGATGACTTATTAACTACAAACCGTTCTTCTCTAGTCGGTGCTTTAAACAATATCACCCAAACTAGCAACCAACTACGTCAGACAGTCAGCAGTTTATCACCTGCTGTTAGTCGCCTGTCAGAAGGAGAATTGTTAAAAAATTTAGAACTTCTTTCTGCCAACGCCGCTGAAGCTTCAGCTAATTTGAAGGATGCTTCTAAAAATTTAAATGATCCTAAAAATGTCGTGCTACTGCAACAAACTCTAGATTCAGCTAGGGTGACATTTGAAAATACACAAAAAATTACATCAGATTTAGATGAATTAACAGGTGATCCTAAGTTCCGGCAAAATCTCTTGCAACTAGTAAATGGTCTCAGCAAGTTGGTATCTTCTACACAAGATGTACAGCAGCAAGCAAAGGTAGCTGTTACCTTAGACTCTCTCAAAACATCTTTAAATCAAACAAAAGTTATTACCCCAACCCAGAAAGCATCTGTAAATAAATCCGTAGCTAAATCCAAAGTTGTCATCCCCACCCCAACTTTGAAAGAATTTGTACTTCAGCCAAATTTAGAAATTTCTACACCACCCCAGGAAAAAGCAGTAATTAAACTTGAACCTTTACCCGCTAGTGTCGAGAGTTCTGTTGAGAGTGTGGAAAAAAACTCCCAGAATACTAGTCCAGTTATTTTTAAGTCATCCGAAGAACAGCTATTGCAACAATTACGGGAATACAGGAAACAGGAAACAGGGGAGATGGAGAACTCCTGA
- a CDS encoding ABC transporter ATP-binding protein, which produces MIEPLIALKGISKTFGKNKVLDNVDLTIYRGEALAIIGPSGTGKSTILRIIAGLLQPDEGEIYIQGVKRNGLIEDGTDPVGIGMVFQQAALFDSLTVEENVGFLLYQNSRLERSRIRQLVNDKLNVVGLPGIGHLYPSELSGGMRKRVSFARAIMSNPDSPADSPEVLLYDEPTAGLDPIASTVIEDLIRSLQCTQGICSTYCIVTHQESTIRRTADKLVFLYQGKVQWQGKVSEIDHTEHPLIRQFMSGSIHGPIQVVG; this is translated from the coding sequence ATGATCGAACCCTTAATTGCACTCAAAGGTATTTCTAAAACATTTGGTAAAAATAAAGTTTTAGATAATGTCGATTTGACAATTTATCGAGGGGAAGCACTGGCAATTATTGGCCCTTCAGGAACTGGTAAATCGACAATTTTAAGAATAATTGCGGGGTTATTACAGCCCGATGAAGGAGAAATTTATATTCAAGGGGTAAAACGCAATGGGTTGATTGAGGATGGAACTGATCCTGTAGGAATTGGGATGGTATTTCAGCAAGCAGCCTTATTTGACTCGTTGACAGTAGAAGAAAATGTCGGATTTTTATTGTATCAAAACTCAAGATTAGAGCGATCGCGCATTCGCCAACTAGTAAACGATAAATTAAATGTGGTGGGTTTGCCAGGAATTGGTCATCTTTATCCCTCAGAACTTTCTGGAGGAATGCGAAAACGGGTCAGTTTTGCCCGTGCGATTATGTCCAACCCCGATAGCCCCGCAGACAGTCCAGAAGTTTTATTGTACGATGAACCCACAGCCGGACTAGATCCCATAGCCTCAACGGTAATTGAGGATTTAATTCGCAGTTTGCAATGTACACAAGGTATCTGTAGTACATACTGTATTGTTACCCACCAAGAAAGCACTATTCGGCGTACCGCTGACAAATTGGTATTTCTTTATCAAGGTAAAGTGCAATGGCAAGGTAAAGTAAGTGAAATAGATCACACTGAGCATCCTTTGATCAGACAATTTATGAGCGGGAGTATACATGGGCCGATTCAGGTAGTCGGCTAG
- a CDS encoding shikimate dehydrogenase — MISGKTKLLGVIGHPVEHSLSPVMHNAALTKLGLDYVYLPFPIAPENLEIAIAGFTAIGVVGFSVTIPHKQAILPFLTEISPIAQAIGAVNTVTRQGNGWVGTNTDVEGFISPLQTTYNQDWSQKTAVILGNGGAARAVVAGCIQLGLAEIHVVGRNLQKLTEFWQSWQNSPFADKFQVHDWQELPKLIPQANLLVNTTPVGMYPHVDQSPLSIEEMVDLPSGGIVYDLIYIPKPTQFLKLAEKQGAIPIDGLEMLVQQGAAALKIWLQQENVPITEMRQALKNHLGL; from the coding sequence ATGATTAGCGGCAAAACTAAACTTTTAGGAGTAATTGGGCATCCTGTGGAGCATTCTCTATCCCCAGTCATGCACAATGCGGCCTTGACGAAATTGGGGTTAGATTATGTGTATTTGCCTTTTCCTATTGCCCCAGAAAATTTAGAAATTGCGATAGCTGGTTTTACTGCTATTGGCGTTGTTGGGTTTAGCGTCACAATTCCCCACAAACAGGCTATATTACCTTTTTTAACAGAAATTTCACCCATTGCTCAAGCGATCGGTGCAGTCAATACGGTGACTCGTCAAGGAAACGGTTGGGTGGGAACTAACACAGATGTAGAAGGGTTTATTTCTCCTTTACAAACCACATATAACCAAGATTGGAGTCAAAAAACAGCAGTAATTCTAGGTAATGGTGGTGCAGCGAGAGCAGTTGTTGCCGGTTGTATTCAGCTAGGTTTGGCTGAAATTCATGTGGTGGGGCGAAATTTGCAAAAGTTAACAGAATTTTGGCAAAGTTGGCAAAATTCACCCTTTGCAGATAAATTTCAAGTGCATGATTGGCAAGAATTGCCCAAGTTAATTCCCCAAGCAAATCTGTTAGTTAATACAACTCCTGTAGGGATGTATCCCCATGTAGATCAATCACCTTTAAGTATAGAGGAGATGGTAGATTTACCTTCAGGTGGTATTGTTTATGATTTGATCTACATCCCTAAACCAACTCAGTTTCTTAAACTAGCAGAAAAACAAGGTGCTATTCCCATTGATGGCTTAGAAATGCTAGTTCAACAAGGTGCAGCAGCATTAAAAATCTGGTTACAACAGGAAAATGTACCTATAACCGAAATGCGTCAAGCACTAAAAAATCATCTTGGGTTATAG
- a CDS encoding HAD family hydrolase has translation MATIQCKDIKFFNIQAILFDKNGTLEDSESYLRSLGQRGARMIDAQVPGIGEPLLMAFGINSDRLDPAGLISVASRRETEVAAAAYIAETGRGWFESLKIARQALAEADQYIDKTPSPLFAGSLEVLKYLSEAGLKLGILSAATTEDVQRFVSTHQLGDYLQLEMGVDEGPSKPDPILFLQACQALGVEPGATLMVGDSVGDMQMARNAQAAGCIGITWIGNSGNVKGADVVINQLDEIQVVM, from the coding sequence ATGGCGACTATTCAATGCAAAGACATCAAATTTTTTAATATTCAGGCAATTTTATTTGATAAAAATGGTACTTTAGAAGACTCAGAGAGTTATTTGCGATCGCTCGGACAAAGAGGAGCGCGGATGATAGATGCTCAAGTTCCCGGTATTGGGGAACCTTTATTGATGGCTTTTGGTATTAATAGCGATAGATTAGATCCTGCGGGTTTAATATCCGTAGCCAGTCGTCGAGAAACAGAAGTTGCAGCAGCTGCCTACATAGCAGAAACTGGTAGAGGCTGGTTTGAATCCTTAAAAATTGCCCGTCAAGCTTTAGCAGAAGCTGATCAATATATTGACAAAACTCCCTCACCTTTGTTTGCGGGTAGCTTAGAAGTTTTAAAGTACCTATCAGAAGCTGGGTTAAAACTTGGTATCCTCTCAGCAGCCACGACCGAAGATGTGCAGAGATTTGTCAGCACTCACCAATTAGGGGATTATTTGCAATTAGAAATGGGAGTTGATGAGGGTCCGAGTAAACCAGATCCAATCTTATTTTTGCAAGCTTGTCAAGCTTTAGGGGTAGAACCGGGAGCTACTTTGATGGTAGGTGATTCAGTCGGCGATATGCAAATGGCGCGTAATGCTCAAGCCGCAGGTTGTATAGGTATTACTTGGATTGGCAATTCCGGTAATGTGAAGGGTGCAGATGTGGTAATTAATCAACTTGATGAAATTCAGGTTGTAATGTAA
- a CDS encoding 30S ribosomal protein S1 — translation MVNQNLTAPEIGFTHEDFAALLDKYDYHFSPGDVVPGTVFSIEPRGALIDIGAKTAAYIPIQEMSINRVDSPEEVLQSNETREFFILTDENEDGQLTLSIRRIEYMRAWERVRQLQAEDATVRSGVFATNRGGALVRIEGLRGFIPGSHISTRKPKEELVGEELPLKFLEVDEERNRLVLSHRRALVERKMNRLEVGEVVIGTVRGIKPYGAFIDIGGVSGLLHISEISHEHIDTPHSVFNVNDEVKVMIIDLDAERGRISLSTKQLEPEPGDMIKNRDLVYDKAEEMAAKYREQMLAKQQGITAAPVEAAVDAEAEAEIPSATEEVETEISAATEVVAEAETPVEAVAETEIPAATED, via the coding sequence ATGGTCAATCAGAACTTAACCGCTCCAGAAATTGGATTTACTCACGAAGATTTCGCTGCTCTACTCGATAAGTACGATTATCACTTCAGCCCTGGTGATGTTGTACCAGGTACAGTTTTCAGTATAGAGCCGCGCGGCGCTCTGATTGACATCGGTGCTAAAACAGCAGCATACATACCTATACAGGAAATGTCTATTAACCGGGTGGATAGCCCGGAAGAAGTCTTACAATCAAACGAAACACGGGAATTTTTCATCCTCACTGATGAAAACGAAGATGGTCAGCTAACCCTTTCCATTCGTCGTATTGAATACATGAGAGCATGGGAAAGAGTGCGCCAGTTACAAGCAGAAGATGCTACTGTCCGTTCTGGCGTGTTTGCTACTAATCGCGGTGGTGCATTGGTACGCATTGAGGGATTACGCGGCTTTATCCCCGGCTCCCACATCAGTACCCGCAAACCTAAAGAAGAATTGGTAGGGGAAGAATTACCCTTAAAATTCCTAGAAGTAGATGAAGAACGCAACCGTTTAGTTCTCTCCCATCGTCGCGCGTTGGTTGAGCGCAAGATGAACCGCTTGGAGGTTGGCGAAGTAGTAATTGGTACTGTTCGCGGTATTAAGCCCTACGGTGCATTCATCGACATCGGTGGTGTTAGCGGACTGCTCCACATTTCTGAAATTTCCCATGAGCATATTGACACACCTCACAGCGTGTTCAATGTCAATGATGAAGTGAAAGTGATGATCATTGACTTGGATGCAGAAAGAGGAAGAATTTCTCTATCTACCAAGCAGTTGGAACCAGAACCTGGTGACATGATTAAGAACCGTGATTTGGTCTATGATAAGGCTGAAGAAATGGCAGCTAAGTATAGGGAACAGATGTTAGCTAAACAGCAAGGTATCACTGCTGCACCTGTGGAAGCAGCGGTAGATGCTGAAGCTGAAGCAGAAATTCCTTCAGCAACTGAAGAAGTTGAAACAGAAATTTCCGCAGCAACTGAAGTTGTAGCTGAAGCAGAAACTCCAGTCGAAGCTGTAGCAGAAACAGAAATTCCTGCGGCAACTGAAGATTAA
- a CDS encoding photosystem II reaction center protein T, whose translation MESVAYILIFTLAIGVLFFAIAFREPPRFEKKEK comes from the coding sequence ATGGAAAGTGTTGCATACATCTTGATTTTCACTTTGGCAATAGGCGTTCTCTTTTTTGCGATCGCATTCCGCGAACCACCCCGGTTTGAGAAAAAAGAAAAATAG